In Gulosibacter molinativorax, a single window of DNA contains:
- a CDS encoding thiamine pyrophosphate-binding protein: MNVGEAVGHALAQLGVRRAFGVVGSGNILATNGLIEGGVSFVAARHEGGAVTMADAYARMSGEVAVVSLHPGCGLTNAVTGIGEAAKSRTPLIVIAGDTANPASNFFIDQDALATSVGATNVRLRSPETALEDARRAYAIALRERRTVVFHLPMEVQERDLPTLPTLRPVAPFSAPRASDEAIEELAEALRASKRPVFIAGRGARGAASRDALAVLADATGALLAEGAVAKGLFAGNPWSINVAGGFSSPLTVELIGGADLVVGWGTALNQWTTRHGKLLSPDTKLVQVDIEPGGLERQRSVDLGILGDVAGTAAATTELLRASGPGTSDSDFSRGDNVGPDASVPDSSRPDNFGYRSESLKQRIAAEIKWRSVPFEDASTADRIDPRILSIVLDDMLPAERILAIDSGNFMGHPSMFIDVPDENGYVMTQAFQAIGLGLATAIGGALARPDRLPVLASGDGGFLMSIADLETVGRLDLPMLIVIYNDNAYGAEVYHYEPEGGLRDAVVFPDTDIAAIARGYGYDGITVRTASDLDRVAALVRAGLTKPLVVDAKVVGEASWWLADALKH; this comes from the coding sequence ATGAACGTCGGCGAAGCAGTAGGTCACGCACTCGCGCAACTCGGGGTGCGGCGCGCGTTCGGAGTGGTCGGCAGCGGCAACATCCTGGCGACGAACGGCCTCATCGAGGGCGGCGTCAGCTTCGTGGCCGCGCGCCACGAAGGCGGCGCGGTCACGATGGCGGATGCGTACGCGCGCATGTCCGGCGAAGTTGCCGTTGTCTCGCTGCATCCCGGATGCGGCCTCACCAACGCCGTAACCGGCATCGGCGAGGCGGCGAAGAGCCGCACCCCGCTCATCGTGATTGCGGGCGACACGGCGAATCCCGCCTCGAATTTCTTCATCGATCAGGATGCGCTGGCCACCTCGGTCGGGGCAACGAACGTCCGACTCCGCTCGCCTGAAACGGCACTCGAGGATGCGCGGCGCGCCTACGCGATCGCGCTCCGCGAGCGTCGCACGGTCGTCTTCCACCTGCCGATGGAGGTGCAGGAGCGCGATCTGCCAACCTTGCCCACACTCCGGCCGGTCGCGCCGTTCTCGGCACCCCGCGCATCCGACGAAGCGATCGAAGAACTCGCCGAAGCGCTTCGAGCCTCGAAACGCCCGGTCTTCATCGCCGGCCGCGGCGCTCGCGGCGCGGCCTCACGCGATGCGCTCGCGGTACTCGCCGATGCCACCGGTGCGCTGCTGGCCGAGGGCGCCGTCGCTAAGGGCCTGTTCGCGGGAAACCCCTGGTCCATCAACGTTGCTGGCGGATTTTCGTCGCCGCTCACGGTGGAACTCATCGGCGGCGCGGATCTCGTCGTCGGCTGGGGGACCGCGCTCAACCAGTGGACGACGCGCCACGGCAAGCTACTTTCGCCCGACACCAAGCTCGTGCAGGTCGATATCGAGCCCGGCGGTCTCGAGCGCCAGCGCTCGGTTGACCTCGGGATATTGGGCGACGTCGCGGGCACCGCAGCTGCGACGACCGAGCTGCTTCGCGCATCCGGGCCAGGCACATCCGACTCAGACTTTTCTCGCGGGGACAACGTCGGCCCAGACGCATCCGTCCCTGACTCCTCTCGCCCAGACAACTTCGGCTACCGGTCCGAATCACTCAAGCAGCGCATCGCGGCCGAGATCAAGTGGCGAAGCGTACCGTTCGAGGATGCGAGCACGGCCGATCGGATCGACCCGCGCATCCTGTCGATCGTGCTCGACGACATGCTTCCCGCGGAGCGCATCCTCGCGATCGACTCGGGCAATTTCATGGGCCACCCGAGCATGTTCATCGATGTGCCGGATGAGAACGGGTACGTCATGACGCAGGCGTTCCAGGCCATCGGGCTTGGCCTTGCAACGGCGATCGGCGGCGCGCTCGCGCGGCCCGACCGGCTGCCGGTGCTCGCGAGCGGTGATGGCGGATTCCTGATGAGCATCGCCGATCTCGAGACCGTTGGGCGGCTCGACCTGCCGATGTTGATCGTGATCTACAACGACAATGCGTACGGCGCGGAGGTCTACCACTACGAGCCCGAGGGTGGTTTGCGGGATGCGGTGGTCTTCCCGGACACGGACATCGCGGCGATCGCGCGCGGGTACGGCTATGACGGCATCACTGTGCGGACGGCGAGCGACCTTGATCGGGTCGCTGCGTTGGTGCGCGCGGGCTTGACGAAGCCGCTGGTGGTGGATGCGAAGGTAGTCGGCGAGGCCTCGTGGTGGCTCGCCGACGCCCTCAAGCACTAG
- the nucS gene encoding endonuclease NucS has product MRLVIARCSVDYVGRLTAHLPEATRLLIHKADGSLLVHSDGGSYKPLNWMSPPAVFDIVELSEDQKLAGVIECWEVMHRKSGDKLRVNIYEWISDERFELGVDPGLTKDGVESHLQELLAAQIERLGDGHTLVRREHMTAIGPVDILARDPEGKAVAVEIKRRGEIDGVEQLTRYLELMNRDPLLAPVTGIFAAQEIKPQARTLAEDRGIRCVVLDYEEMRGDDSGILRLF; this is encoded by the coding sequence ATGCGCCTCGTCATTGCTCGTTGCTCGGTCGACTATGTCGGCCGCCTCACCGCACACCTACCCGAAGCTACACGTCTGCTCATCCACAAAGCGGATGGCTCGCTGCTTGTCCACAGTGACGGCGGCTCGTACAAGCCGCTCAACTGGATGAGCCCGCCTGCGGTGTTCGACATCGTCGAGCTGAGCGAAGACCAGAAGCTGGCCGGTGTGATCGAGTGCTGGGAGGTCATGCACCGGAAGTCCGGCGACAAGCTGCGCGTGAACATCTACGAGTGGATCTCGGATGAGCGCTTCGAGCTCGGGGTTGACCCGGGGTTGACCAAGGATGGCGTCGAGTCGCACTTGCAGGAGCTCCTCGCCGCCCAGATCGAGCGGCTCGGCGACGGACACACCCTCGTGCGCCGCGAGCACATGACCGCGATCGGCCCCGTCGACATCCTCGCGCGGGACCCGGAGGGCAAGGCCGTGGCCGTCGAGATCAAGCGCCGCGGCGAGATCGACGGCGTCGAGCAGCTCACCCGCTACCTCGAGCTGATGAACCGGGATCCGCTCCTCGCCCCGGTCACCGGCATCTTCGCCGCGCAGGAGATCAAGCCCCAGGCTCGCACCCTCGCCGAGGACCGCGGCATTCGCTGCGTTGTACTCGACTACGAGGAAATGCGCGGCGACGATTCGGGCATCCTCCGCCTGTTCTAG